The DNA region CATGGATGCCCCAGGTCAGTGCAGGTGCACTGCCACGTGGGAAGCCTGGGTGACAGATAGCCCCGAATAATGGTTTCTCCAGAGCCCACGGCTGGGCTGAGCTCTTGAGTAACAATCCTGTCTTTTATGCCAAAGAGGAAGGTGCCCATGTGTCCCTGCTATACAGGCTGCATGTGGTTATCAGTGCATGGCATCTGTGAGGGGTGAGTGTGGCTTGTGCTGCAACTTCCCCATGTCAAGGACCGCAGTGACACCTCTTTCCCTACAGCACATCTCTATACCCCAACCCGACTGCCCAGAGGAGGTGCGGGCCTTCTCCTTCTACCTCTCCAATATTGGCCGAGACAGCCCTCAGGGCAGCTTTGATTGCATCCAACAATATGTATCCAGGTAAAGCTATGTGCCCTCAGGCCCCCAGGGACCCCAAAACTACCACAGCTAGCCTGCTGCCTTTCCTCCGGTATCCTAGGTTGGCATGGCATGACTTGAGTGGCACCCTAATGGTGAAACTCCCTCTTGTTTTGCAGCCATGGGGATGTACACCTGGACTGCCTGGGCAGCATCCAGGACAAGGTCACAGTATGCGCCACTGATGACTCCTACCAGAAGGCACGACAGAGCATGGCACAGGCAGAAGAAGAGACTCGGAGCCGAAGTGCCATCGTCATTAAGGCTGGAGGCCGGTACATGGGTGAGTGGCAGGCAGCATGCTGGGGCAGAAGCTTGGGCATGCACTACCTAGACAGAGTGTGTCTGTCCAGCCTCGGAGGGTGGGGTCTGGGGCTGCAGGTGTCATGTAAGCCCCAAGTGAGACAGGGCCCTGGGTCAGCCACCCTCTCCCAGCTTTTGGCCTTGTTGACCTTCATCAGAGAGATACAGATATATGGGTAGGTCAAGGCCCCACTTAGTTGTTCTCCAGCTTTTCCCAGCCATTCCTTCATAGGCCACTGTGGCCACAACTACAGACTGGAAGGTGAGTGAACTTTGGTAACATGGGGACAATCCATCAATCAAATGTtcctagtttttaaatttttttgataatgtgtgtatatatatatattctttctttctttctttctttctttctttctttttttggtttttcgagacagggtttctctgtatagccctggctgtcctggaactctgtagaccaggctgtcctggaactcagaaatccacctgcctctgcctcctaaatgctgggattaaaggcgtgtgccaccaacgcctaaccctctttcttttttttttttaaagattcttttatttacttcatgtatatgagtacacactgtagctgtacaaataattgtgagccttcatctggttgttgggaattgacttttaggacctctgcctgcTCTGGTCAGCCCGTTCACTCTGgtagaccccacttgctcagtccctgatcgctctggcccaaagatttatttattattataaataagtacatggtagctgtcttcagacactccagaagagggcgtcagatccattacgggtggttgtgagccaccatgttgttgctgggatttgaactcaggacctatggaagagcagtcggtgctcttacccgatgagccatctcaccagcctttttttttttctttttttttttttttctttctttttttttttgagactggatttctctatgttagcccttggctgtcctagaactcacagagatctgcttgccttttcatataatgttttcaaggctgaccactatGCATTGAATGATTACCCTGTGGAGGACTATCTCAGGAGCTCAGCAATCCTCAGCTTCCTATACTCCTTTGTGTAGGGTTAAGGCCTTCTGGTCTTGCCCTGTCCACTTCAGGATATGTAGTgagatgaggccagcctggtccactgAGACTCTGGAGGGTGAGGCATAGGGGCTGGGGAGTTGGCTGCTCACGTttttaactacagttccaggaggtccagtgctttcttctggcctccttggccaCTACACATACGTGCACAGACataacaaacatacaaaataaagagTGGGAATTTCACATTGCTCCTGCCCTGCCCCACACACTTGTGTGAGGCAGCTCTGGATGAGACGTGAGTAGTCAGAGCATGGCTGGGCCTTATCACAGGCCCTGTTGTGCACTGGTTAGGGCCTTGTACTGTTCTTGGTGACAGAAGCCTTCTCCTCAAGGCAAAATGGGTGTGAACACATATAAATGAATCTGTGGTTAGCGGCCTCATTTTATCACACCTTGTTGGGTACCATGGTGACTTCTAAGACTGTTGAATGTAATTAATAGGCACACCTGTTGTCTTAGCAcccagggggctgaggcaggaggatggtgaattaagatagcctgggctatataaggagGTCTGTCTCAAACCACCAAACCCTTGGATGTACTCACCCCACCCAGAGTGTCTCACTGGCCAGCTCACCCCAGTGACCTGAGGCTAGGCACATCGTTCTGAACCAGACGTGAAGGGAAGTATTAGTACTGGAGGATATCCTCCTGGCCCAGGGCCTCTAGGCTCCCAGCTTGCTCTGTCCTGAACAGCTGTTCAAAATGGCCTCCTGATGACTACAGCTTCCAGAATGCACTGGGTGAGACCATGGCTCAGCCAGAGACACCTGGGTCTCTAGTGCAGCTCCTGGGGCAACCCAGACACTGTGATACATCCTGCCTCTAAAGTTGCAGAAGCAGGCCAGGGTGGCTGTAGATTCCTGGCTGAGGGCACCTATGTTTCAGGTGAGGGTTCTCATATTACATGCAGGGGTCCACATATCCTGTGGTGGTTGGTGTTCCATGTTGCCCAGGCCCTGCCTGGGACTGTGTCAGCCCCCAGTGCCTTCTGCCTTTGGGCTGTGGCAAGATGTCCAGATGCCCACATGTTCACACAGTTTCTGagtctctccccacctctctcctgtTGCCTAGTgcttgctgtgctgtgctgtggacCACTGATGCTGTTCCTATGGCATGGTATGTGGTTGCTTCCTGTGCCCTGAACTAGGCTCTCATTTCAGGGAAAAAGGTTCAGTTTCGGAAGCCAGCGCCAGGGACAGCTGATGCAGTACCCTCCCGGAAGCGTGCTACCCCCATTAACCTGGCAAGTGCCATCAGAAAGAGCAGTGGAAGTGGAGCCAACAGTGTGGTACAGAGGCCCTTCCGAGATCGGGTGCTACACCTCCTGGCCTTGAGGCCCTACAGGAAGGCTGAGCTGCTGCTGCGGTTGCAGAAGGATGGGCTGACACAGGCAGACAAGGACACCCTGGACAGCCTGCTGCAGCAGGTGGGTACAAACCAGCCTGACCTTGTGCTGTGCAGGCAGGCCGTCTCAGCTATCCTCACAAGGTCTTCAGTGCCCCGCCCCCCCTTGCTGGATCCATGACAGGTGATGCCTGCAGACCTATATGTGCACAAACTTGGCTGACAGCCATTACCTGGAGACTTGCTAAGAGCCTGTGTCTGTGGCTGGCTGTTAGCCTTGCACTGTTCATGGGGCAGCCTGGGACAGCCTGGCacagctgagccatgtcttccTGCTCTTTCCACTCTGGAGACATCTTGGGATTCTGAGAGGCGAGCTGTCGTGCTGACCCCCTGCCCTGGCTGAGGAGGGTGAGCTTGCTCAGTGCAAAAGGAACTTGCtggctggtgacctgagttcagtcacaGCATTCCCCACCCTAATCATTGACAAATTCaagggctagacagatggctcagtggttaggagcactggctgctcttacagacagacatgcatggtagtggtggtccacacctttactcccagcccttggaaggcagaggcagccagatctctgagttcgaggccagcctatcTACCtaataagttccagaacagccagggctactcagagaaaccctgtctcaaaaataaataaaataaaatgtcagcaCCAGCCAGGCTTTGGGGACAGCACAGAGGTGGATTGGGGTGGCCTACCCCCTGTGCTCTGGTGACAACATAATACCAATCTCAGAGAAAGCTCTGGAATCAGGAGAGACCATGACCAACCTCTGGCTCAGACCATGGAGTGCATGCATGCAGCATGCGATGGAGCTAGAGGCATCTGAGGCTGTGTAACTCCCAGGGCCTTTGATCAGCCATGCCAGGTCTGACCTTGGCCAGTCCTATCAACTTGGTACTCTTGAGTGTATGATGTATCTTGTGAGGGGCAACAGGACCCTGCAGGTTTTGAACATGGGCCTATCTTGAGTGGGGGGTCACGACCTGGTCAGGTCTCTTGCAGTCTCCACAGGCCATCAGAGACCCTGAGCATCTGCAGGAAGGAGTCATAGCCTTTCAAGACTGTGCCTTCAGTGTAGGCTGGGTGGCCCGGGCTATTAGATGTATCGGGGGAGCTGGAAGCCTGCTCTAGGACAGGATGCCTTAAGTAGTGTTGGTCAGTGGGGCCACATACCATCATGGAGGAACCTGCACATGGGAGTAAGTGCTCCTGCTTGGAGTAGCCGTGAGTGGAAGGTACAGCAGTTCACCATTTAAATCTTAGTGCTGTCATGAAGTGGACTGTTAGTAAAAGGCTCTGCCAGGTTAGCATGCTGGCTTACCTGTGGTCCCAGCATCCTCAGACAAGAAATTCTAAGTCCAAATTCCGAAACCCTTCCAGCCTGGGTTCTAAGGCAAGGCTGTGTCTTCAAAGCCCATTAAATATAACTCATCCCTCTCAGTTCTTACCGGTTGTGGCCTTGGCACGGTTGAATGAATAGCCAATGTATGCATGTACTGCACTCTGGCACCTAGCAAGGCCAGCACAGACATAGCCTTGGTCCCTTCAAGGCCTCTCATCAGATTCTTTGAGCCTGAGAGACAGCCTGAGATGAAGTAGTTCTgtggcagggagagaggaatggcTGGTGGCCACCATCTGAAAGGGTGGGGTTTGTCAGGGGCTGTGAGCATATGGATGGCATTCTGTGCTTCATCAGGACTGTCTGGGCCGTCAGCAGCTCAAATGCTGGGGACCTGACATGGTGTGGCATGGATCCAGTGCTACCACCACCCTGTGGGGTCCTGTGCTTCCTGAGCActcacacccccacccctgctgccTCCTTAGGCAGTGACACTCAGTGAGAACTGGATATGTTGCAGGTGGCCAGTGTGAACCCCAAGGATGGCACGTGCACACTACAGGACTGCATGTACAAAAACGTGCAGAAGGACTGGCCCGGCTACTCTGAGGGTGACCAGCAGCTGTTGAAGCGCGTGCTCATGCGGTAAGACATGCACTTGGGGGCAGCAGGCTGGCATACACGCTCTAGCCTCAGCCTGCCAGATGGCTCACGATTATGGCTGTCCCCAACCATCTATGCAGCCTCCTCTGGGCCAAGGTGTCCCATCCATGTCCCCATGGCTTCCTGTGACCTCTGGGACCAACAGTCTGTGTGAGGTAGACTCCAAGGGAGCAGCACAATAATTACCCACTTCCCCTGGGTGCTGTGCTGTGAGCAGAGCAGCTTGCTAGCTCTTGAGTGATTTCTCTCAGAGATTGCTATCGATTCCTCAAGTTTGGGGGCACCATGGCACTCTGAGCTCACCTCCAACCTGTGCCTTGACTGGTGCCTGGAGACTGAGAGGGCACATGTTGATAAAAGCCCCAGGCTTGCTGCCTGGCACATACTTCTGGGCAGTACAGCCGGCTTacttgctttccttttcctttccttttcctttttctttttcttttcctctttctctttctctttctttttctttttccctgacagcatttctctgtatagtcctggctgtcctagaactcattttgtaagtcaggctggcctctaactcagagatcagcctgcctctgcctcctgagtactgggattaaacgtgtgtgtcaccatgcctggcttctttttttgagtcagtgtcttACAGAGACAGTACAGACCTTATTAACTCCTACCCATCTTCTGTCTCCACCCTCCAGTAGTGCTGGGCTGACAAGTGCATGCCCCATTGTCAGGGTCATCTACACCCAAGTGCTGGAGGTGTCCACATAAGGCCTGTCACTGCTCCACAAGCATGGGTGTACAGGGCCAGCATGCCTGGGCTAGTTGCCATCACTGATGCCATGCCCCCTGTTATGAATGATGAGCCATTGTGTGCTCAGTGCCAGATCAGGGTAGGAATAAGGGTGACACCTCGTGCATGGTGGGACCACACACAAGGTCACCGCTGACACACAGAATTGCCTTTGTGCTTCTGGGGTCCTAATGTGCTGCAGGAAAGGTATGTTTTCATATCTGACCTGCAATTCTCCATCTCATTGACAAGCCCAGGCACTAACTGCCCGCACCTCAGCATGCCAAAGTGGGAGTCCTCCCTGAGCACCCAGATGGGCTCTGCTTGGCAAGTGCCCCTGCACAGCCCTGCTTTGGTTCTGGGAACCTGGCCCTCTCTGTGCATAGTCCCTGGAGCACAGTGGCAGTGCCACCATAGTGCCTCTACCACTCCTCTGCAGGAAGCTGTGTCAGCCACAGAGTGCCACCACAGACTCCAGCCCACCCCGAGAGCACGGGCGCTCCGCCTCACCCTCTCAGGTACCTGCCTGGGGGTGGTTGAGTGTGGGGTCCTCACTGGTGCCCTACAGTCCTTTGTAGCCAATGTCCACTGCCTGAGCCACACTCTTTGGGGGGGACTTGCTGTCTTTGGGGCTGGGAGTGTCTTTCTGGGTGGCCATGTGCCTCAGGCACCTTCACTGCCCAGTCAGGGCAGTCTTCTTCTCTGTCTGGGTGcttctcttgtgtgtgtggccagctctgtgtgtgtgcgccccCGTGTGGTCACAGCAGGCCCTTGGGTGGCTACTAGTTCCCTCATATATCTCTGCTCAGCCTAGTCCCTATGGCTTTTCAGAAACGGCCTACAGACTTCATTGACCCCCTGGCCAGCAAGAAGCCCCGGATCTCACATTTTACACAGCGAGCACAACCTACCCTCAATGGCAAACTGGGTGTCCCCAATGGCCATGAGACTCTGCTGCCCGCTCCAGGACCCACCCCATCAGACACCCTCAGCTCTAGCCATCTGCCCCCACGGCTGGAGCCCCCACGGACCCACGACCCCCTGGCTGATGTCAGTAATGACCTAGGCCACAGTACCCAGGACTACAAGCACCAGGAGGCCACCCCAGCTCCACCACCCCACCTTGGTCTTCCCCTGCTGACGGACTTTCCTCAGGCTGAGCAACCTACTAGCTCCTCACACACCCATAGCCGACCCAAGAAGAAGTCCAAGAAGCACAAAGACAAGGAGCGACACCTTGAAGAAAGGCCCCCTGCCCCACAGCCTGATGTACCTACTGCCCCTGTACTGCCTCCAGATGACCCAGGTCAGTGCCACTTGGTTGTCTCCTCTAGTATGTGAGATGTGAGACCACTACTGGGATCAGGACTTGGGGCCACTGTGGCAGGCCACTAGCCTACTACCCAGTGCTTGGGGCTGGGAGCTGAAGCACCCAGACAGAGGTAACATGGCACACACCACTTTCTGGGAGTACTGAGATGCCCTgagccagagaggcagagggagggtaAAGAAAACAGCTGTATGCAGGGATATATCCAGGCAAGGCACAGGTA from Mastomys coucha isolate ucsf_1 unplaced genomic scaffold, UCSF_Mcou_1 pScaffold22, whole genome shotgun sequence includes:
- the Ell gene encoding RNA polymerase II elongation factor ELL — protein: MAALKEARSYGLSCGRVSDGSRVSVFHVKLTDSALKAFESYRAHQDSVSLRPSIRFEGSQGHISIPQPDCPEEVRAFSFYLSNIGRDSPQGSFDCIQQYVSSHGDVHLDCLGSIQDKVTVCATDDSYQKARQSMAQAEEETRSRSAIVIKAGGRYMGKKVQFRKPAPGTADAVPSRKRATPINLASAIRKSSGSGANSVVQRPFRDRVLHLLALRPYRKAELLLRLQKDGLTQADKDTLDSLLQQVASVNPKDGTCTLQDCMYKNVQKDWPGYSEGDQQLLKRVLMRKLCQPQSATTDSSPPREHGRSASPSQKRPTDFIDPLASKKPRISHFTQRAQPTLNGKLGVPNGHETLLPAPGPTPSDTLSSSHLPPRLEPPRTHDPLADVSNDLGHSTQDYKHQEATPAPPPHLGLPLLTDFPQAEQPTSSSHTHSRPKKKSKKHKDKERHLEERPPAPQPDVPTAPVLPPDDPDQNGACDSEPTSSSETPDYLLKYPAISSSEQRQSYKNDFNAEYSEYRSLHARIEQITRRFTQLDAQLRQLSQGSEEYETTRGQILQEYRKIKKTNTNYSCEKRRCEYLHRKLAHIKRLIAEYDQRQLQAWP